In Prosthecomicrobium sp. N25, one DNA window encodes the following:
- a CDS encoding capsular polysaccharide export protein, LipB/KpsS family: protein MIRVVAAREKLDLRRVTAFSKGIIGIPHLGTLLGTEEFVPRAKAKLEPQVLDAVVGWGYKATATRARIFAARHHVPYVALEDGFLRSVGAAFKLPPISIVLDDLGIYYEARQPSRLEWLIGRAGNDPGLIATGREARAKMIALRLSKYNVAATATAEAVLGRRRRVILVDQTFNDQAVTGAGAGARSFRRMLDTALERFAAADIVVKSHPDVVAGRTRGYLEAEARARGVAVVAENVDPYDLLDFVDEVWTVSSGLGFEAILVGKPVRCFGAPFYAGWGITDDSGVEPRAQAWLKRRSPGANADSLAAAALVAYPRYGDPVRFEPLHVLTAMDRLAEWREKSRNPRDLVGVGLGPEKRRIAQSIFGGGPGRLVFAKADSALAVAEKAAASLLVWTDRIPAALEAEAQRRDVGVVRFAKSVLKPYGLETPFVPLPAVAVDDVGLHLDASRPSRFEALVASTDFSPLLVARGRALRERYLAIEARAAVDLGTVRRDIAGKAGQRPVVLVVGEPAGSPAVRLGTTRVANTKSLLAAVRAERPDAFLVYFEAAEDASRRRGGWLPAAVLREGADHLIRDDRLAGLLDLAEEVHVMTSQHGFDAVMAGMRVVAWGAPFYAGWGLTEDREPIPRRARRLDADQLAAVTFALYTRYIDPVSGIPCEAEDYFARIETLRRGRFRSHRPPGLLGRILQIASRARQAIRIRLDERHGA from the coding sequence ATGATTCGGGTGGTTGCGGCGCGCGAGAAGCTCGATTTGCGTCGCGTGACGGCGTTTTCGAAGGGAATCATCGGGATTCCGCATCTCGGAACCCTTCTCGGCACTGAAGAGTTCGTGCCGCGCGCCAAGGCGAAACTGGAGCCGCAGGTGCTCGATGCGGTGGTCGGCTGGGGCTACAAGGCGACCGCGACCCGCGCCCGAATCTTCGCCGCCCGTCATCACGTTCCCTACGTGGCGCTCGAGGACGGGTTCCTGCGCTCCGTCGGGGCCGCCTTCAAGCTGCCGCCGATTTCCATCGTGCTGGACGACCTCGGCATCTACTACGAGGCCCGCCAGCCGTCGCGACTCGAATGGCTGATCGGCCGGGCCGGGAACGACCCGGGGCTGATCGCGACCGGACGCGAGGCGCGGGCGAAGATGATCGCCCTCCGTCTCTCCAAGTACAACGTCGCGGCGACCGCGACCGCGGAGGCGGTGCTCGGCCGCCGGCGGCGGGTGATCCTCGTCGACCAGACCTTCAACGATCAGGCGGTCACGGGAGCCGGCGCCGGCGCGCGCAGCTTCCGGCGCATGCTCGACACGGCGCTGGAGCGATTCGCGGCGGCGGACATCGTGGTGAAGTCCCACCCCGACGTGGTGGCGGGCCGGACGCGCGGCTACCTGGAGGCGGAGGCGCGGGCGCGCGGGGTGGCGGTGGTCGCGGAGAACGTCGATCCCTACGACCTGCTCGACTTCGTCGACGAGGTCTGGACCGTGTCGAGCGGGCTCGGCTTCGAGGCGATCCTCGTGGGCAAGCCGGTGCGCTGCTTCGGCGCGCCCTTCTATGCCGGGTGGGGCATCACGGACGACAGCGGCGTGGAGCCGCGCGCGCAGGCCTGGCTGAAGCGGCGAAGCCCGGGCGCCAACGCCGACAGCCTGGCGGCGGCCGCGCTCGTCGCCTATCCCCGCTACGGTGACCCGGTGCGATTCGAGCCCCTCCACGTCCTCACCGCCATGGACCGGCTGGCGGAATGGCGCGAGAAGTCGCGCAACCCGCGCGATCTCGTCGGCGTCGGCCTCGGGCCAGAGAAGCGGCGGATCGCCCAATCGATCTTCGGCGGCGGGCCCGGGCGGCTCGTCTTCGCCAAGGCGGACTCCGCCCTGGCGGTCGCCGAGAAGGCCGCGGCATCGCTCCTGGTCTGGACGGACCGGATCCCGGCCGCCCTGGAGGCGGAGGCGCAGCGGCGGGACGTCGGCGTGGTCCGGTTCGCCAAGAGCGTGCTGAAGCCGTACGGGCTGGAGACGCCGTTCGTTCCCCTGCCCGCCGTGGCGGTCGACGACGTCGGCCTGCATCTCGACGCCTCGCGTCCCTCTCGCTTCGAGGCGCTGGTCGCCTCGACCGATTTCTCCCCACTGCTCGTCGCGCGCGGGCGGGCGTTGCGCGAGCGCTATCTCGCGATCGAGGCCCGCGCCGCCGTCGACCTCGGGACCGTCCGGCGCGACATCGCCGGCAAGGCGGGGCAGCGCCCGGTCGTGCTCGTGGTCGGGGAGCCGGCCGGGAGCCCGGCCGTGCGCCTCGGCACCACGCGCGTCGCGAACACAAAGAGCCTCCTGGCGGCGGTGAGGGCCGAACGGCCGGACGCCTTCCTGGTCTATTTCGAGGCGGCGGAGGACGCGAGCCGGCGCCGGGGCGGCTGGCTGCCCGCCGCGGTGCTGCGCGAGGGGGCCGACCACCTGATCCGCGACGACCGTCTGGCCGGTCTCCTCGACCTCGCCGAGGAGGTTCACGTCATGACCTCGCAGCACGGCTTCGACGCCGTGATGGCCGGAATGCGGGTCGTCGCCTGGGGCGCCCCGTTCTACGCCGGCTGGGGTCTCACGGAGGACCGGGAGCCGATCCCGCGGCGCGCACGCCGGCTCGACGCGGATCAGCTGGCGGCGGTAACCTTCGCGCTCTACACGCGCTACATCGACCCCGTCTCGGGGATCCCGTGCGAGGCGGAGGACTATTTCGCGCGGATAGAGACCCTGCGCCGGGGCCGATTCCGCAGCCACCGGCCCCCCGGGCTTCTCGGGCGGATCCTGCAGATCGCCTCGCGGGCGCGGCAGGCGATCCGGATCCGGCTGGACGAGCGCCACGGGGCCTGA
- a CDS encoding SDR family NAD(P)-dependent oxidoreductase, translating to MTTIRQNTAERDSEISIVGTACRLPSAPDVSSFWRLLEERRCAVGRIGRDRFATERYLHPDKSVPGKTYTFSAGLLDDVFGFDPGFFGISPREAMQMDPQQRILLQVTYEALENAGLKPSKLAGEKVGVFVGASSSDYMMRFFADLSAIDAQMMTGNTLSIISNRISYIFDLRGPSFTVDTACSSSLVALHEAAEAIRAGRIDTAIVAGVNVLASPTPFIGFARASMLSPTGLCRAFDANGDGYVRSEGAVSLVLKSAARARADGDEVLATIVGTGINSDGRTVGLSLPSSEMQAALLEEVYGRFGIDPDCLAFVEAHGTGTRVGDPAEAGALGRVLGQKRSAPLPIGSVKTNVGHLEPASGVTGVLKSILALRHEVLPASLHFETPNPEIPFAELNLAVARDPVAIPRGVRPRHAGINSFGFGGANAHVVIREGEPVRPSVTSVAPVPLVISARSREALKALATAYRDRLAAARPVDAQALVARAAHGRDRYEHRLVTLPAGRDQTVAALDEWLAGNRSPQLVDARAPVREGGLAFVFSGNGSQWAGMGRVAYRVNADFRRSFERVDRVFMGRAGWSLLTTMFSEEIDNEIERTEVAQPLLFGIQVALVEALAIRGIEPRAVVGHSVGEVAAAWAAGALDLADAVKVIHARSTHQEITRHLGGMAALLMPAAEARKAIAEAGFPGIEIAAVNSPRGVTISGAIESLEQFLKHARSKRWAFKRLDLDYPFHCALVDPIREPLMATLAGIEPRGSRIPFVSTVKGAVVPGGALDAQYWWDNVRQPVAFEPGLRSLAESGYRVFLEIGPRPVLGAYVNDILKDLNLTGAVLSSLDRADAEAVDPIARIASAAVANGAAVADEKLFGPHVRGGAGLPSYPWQNQPYRIASTDEAATTFAPTAHPLLGVQDRAGSPAFFNHLDVELQPWLADHKVDGAVVVPAAGLAEMALAAGREILGADHLELKDFDIVRALVLEAGEPREVQVRISQETMGVDILSRHRLAGDDWSLHARGALTRPPVESVPAPATALPAARRTLSAADLYTLTRGFGLDYGPAFRRAAAVEVADGRTAFVRFAGPQAPLDETGYLLHPTILDSAFHGLFALLAERGDAGGRLSFLPTRLGSLRVYAPGAAIARARIELTKGSSKSIEAAFTLLTPDGSVAATLTGARFSAVQLQRESAMDDFVYRTLPVRLPLVGVPSAAEAAWPEGPAAAALRLAIAADQGDVEPTEGRFLVDASATYVAAATIGTIVGPDRDAFRIEDLVASGRLHADMAPLFARMLAALAEDEQAVEADGGWRLADDSEHPTLESLVRTVVADHPAWIAEATLLSRLADALPRRLAEGGTDPLGSDAMREHLATGSPSFAPLAAAAVALVRDLAAAAPKDRPLSLLVLGAENHGFVRRLLAAVDAETATVTLTDPDPHVLERARLLIGDHPLLRTAEWASFDGSDGHRYDAAVSADSAHRWPDVGATLALLARGMAGGGALILSEPEPTLFLEMLRGASADWWRGTVEAGRPVGRLPDRRARWAQLVGQAGFRKAEVLSPADGSASAFLVAAVAPEPVPEPEVARAPGKVPLVLVANGEGRGRALSDALVAQLNGGRRPVRILIDARPGDMAHATAAYSTTVVPLDGGPESDAALRAALPDGEIEVCFAYGASAAEDDPEAALLARTAAFASLARALGEREVRVWTIAPGAVQSIVGVPTHRPVQAGLWGFARVVANEYPNLDIRLIDPAPTLAPSEAAIRIAHEIAHAGPEREIVVDTDRRSALRIRRGSLLRETALKGAAGPVTRRLEIAGQGSLDRLVWDTVPRRAPGEGEVEIEIRATGLNFRDVMWAMGLLPPEALEDGFAGPTLGMECSGVVTAVGPGVAGLSVGDTCVAFAAAAFAGHVTVPAHAVAPLSAAMSPEAAATIPVAFLTSYYALVHLARIEEGETVLVHGGAGGVGLAALQIAKTRGATVIATAGSREKRALLEMLGADHVLDSRSLAFADEVLRITGGEGVDVVLNSLAGEAMERSVQVLKPFGRFLELGKRDFYANTKLGLRPFRQNLSYFGIDADQLLTKQRKLAERLFRELMSLFDTGALTALPFRAFAADEATAAFRLMQQAGHVGKIVITPPATAEAAAAPEGFRVTGDGRYLIVGGLGGFGLALARRLAQRGARHLVLIGRRGRLDPDGLDLVREIEAMGASVEVAAVDAADPAAVEAFLGRLQASGPKLKGIFHTAMVLDDALVANLTPERIRTVLHPKVASAALLDRLTRGMDLDCFVLFSSATTLVGNPGQANYVAANAYLEALARKRRSEGLAGLAVAWGAIADAGYLARNTQVNDILARKLGKSALKVDEALDGLEALMALDPADMALAAIGYARIDWASAGKELALVKTPLFGALGSAATAEAAEAGDMAVREEIMALAPAEALERVVKLLGGEIGRILRMPADDIDRHKPLSEIGMDSLMALELRMAAESRLGVEIPLMSLANGATLNDIATRMVARIQGGDAMSATSDTETLANSHTDLQGSTAEDLAAVVEAIERRGQEIRKVL from the coding sequence ATGACGACGATCCGACAGAATACCGCCGAACGCGACAGCGAAATCTCCATCGTCGGCACGGCGTGCCGACTGCCTTCGGCGCCCGACGTCTCTTCGTTCTGGAGGCTCCTCGAGGAGAGGCGCTGCGCGGTCGGCCGAATCGGCCGGGACCGATTCGCCACCGAGCGCTACCTGCACCCGGACAAGTCGGTCCCGGGCAAGACCTACACCTTCAGCGCCGGCCTCCTCGACGACGTCTTCGGCTTCGACCCGGGCTTCTTCGGCATCAGCCCGCGCGAGGCGATGCAGATGGATCCGCAGCAGCGAATCCTGCTGCAGGTCACTTACGAGGCGCTCGAGAATGCCGGCCTGAAGCCCTCGAAGCTCGCCGGCGAGAAGGTCGGCGTCTTCGTCGGCGCCTCCTCGTCCGACTACATGATGCGCTTCTTCGCCGACCTGTCGGCGATCGACGCCCAGATGATGACCGGCAACACCCTGTCGATCATCTCCAACCGCATCTCCTACATCTTCGACCTGCGCGGCCCGAGCTTCACGGTCGACACCGCCTGCTCGTCGTCCCTCGTCGCCCTCCATGAGGCCGCCGAGGCGATTCGCGCCGGCCGCATCGACACCGCCATCGTGGCCGGCGTCAACGTGCTCGCCTCGCCGACCCCCTTCATCGGCTTCGCGCGCGCCTCCATGCTGTCGCCGACCGGCCTCTGCCGGGCGTTCGACGCCAACGGCGACGGCTACGTCCGCTCAGAGGGCGCGGTCTCGCTCGTCCTGAAGTCCGCGGCCCGGGCCCGCGCCGACGGAGACGAGGTGCTCGCCACCATCGTCGGCACCGGCATCAATTCCGACGGCCGGACCGTCGGCCTGTCGCTGCCCTCCTCGGAGATGCAGGCGGCCCTCCTCGAGGAGGTCTATGGCCGATTCGGCATCGACCCGGACTGCCTCGCCTTCGTGGAGGCGCACGGCACCGGTACCCGCGTCGGCGACCCGGCGGAGGCCGGCGCCCTCGGCCGCGTGCTCGGCCAGAAGCGGTCCGCCCCGCTGCCGATCGGCTCCGTGAAGACCAACGTCGGTCACCTGGAGCCGGCCTCCGGCGTCACCGGCGTGCTGAAGTCGATCCTGGCCCTCCGCCACGAGGTCCTGCCGGCCTCGCTGCATTTCGAAACGCCGAACCCCGAGATCCCCTTCGCCGAGCTCAACCTCGCGGTCGCCCGCGACCCGGTCGCGATCCCGCGCGGTGTGCGTCCGCGGCACGCCGGCATCAACTCCTTCGGCTTCGGCGGCGCCAACGCCCACGTGGTGATCCGCGAGGGCGAGCCTGTCCGCCCGTCCGTGACGTCCGTGGCGCCGGTCCCCCTCGTCATCAGCGCCCGCTCCCGCGAGGCCCTGAAGGCGCTCGCGACCGCCTACCGCGACCGCCTCGCCGCGGCGCGGCCCGTCGACGCCCAGGCCCTGGTCGCCCGCGCCGCCCACGGCCGCGACCGCTACGAGCACCGCCTCGTCACCCTGCCGGCCGGCCGCGACCAGACCGTCGCGGCCCTGGACGAATGGCTCGCCGGCAACCGCTCGCCCCAACTCGTCGACGCCCGCGCCCCGGTCCGCGAGGGCGGCCTCGCCTTCGTGTTCTCCGGGAACGGCTCGCAGTGGGCCGGCATGGGCCGGGTCGCCTACCGGGTCAACGCCGATTTCCGTCGCTCCTTCGAGCGCGTCGACCGCGTCTTCATGGGCCGCGCCGGCTGGTCGCTGCTCACCACCATGTTCTCCGAGGAGATCGACAACGAGATCGAGCGGACCGAGGTCGCCCAGCCCCTGCTGTTCGGCATCCAGGTGGCGCTGGTCGAGGCCCTGGCGATCCGCGGCATCGAGCCGAGGGCCGTCGTCGGCCACAGCGTGGGCGAGGTCGCCGCCGCCTGGGCCGCGGGAGCGCTGGACCTGGCCGACGCGGTCAAGGTCATCCACGCCCGCTCCACCCACCAGGAGATCACCCGTCACCTCGGCGGGATGGCGGCCCTGCTGATGCCGGCTGCGGAGGCCCGCAAGGCGATCGCGGAGGCCGGCTTCCCCGGCATCGAGATCGCGGCGGTCAACAGCCCGCGCGGCGTCACCATCTCGGGCGCGATCGAATCGCTCGAGCAGTTCCTCAAGCATGCCCGCTCCAAGCGCTGGGCCTTCAAGCGCCTCGACCTGGACTACCCCTTCCATTGCGCGCTGGTGGACCCGATCCGCGAGCCCCTGATGGCGACGCTCGCCGGCATCGAGCCGCGCGGCTCGCGCATCCCCTTCGTGTCGACCGTCAAGGGCGCCGTCGTGCCCGGCGGGGCGCTGGACGCCCAGTACTGGTGGGACAACGTCCGCCAGCCGGTGGCCTTCGAGCCCGGCCTGCGCAGCCTCGCCGAGTCCGGCTACCGGGTCTTCCTGGAGATCGGGCCTCGTCCCGTCCTCGGCGCCTACGTGAACGACATCCTGAAGGACCTGAACCTCACCGGCGCGGTCCTCTCCAGCCTCGACCGCGCCGACGCCGAGGCGGTCGATCCGATCGCCCGCATCGCCTCCGCGGCGGTTGCCAACGGCGCCGCCGTGGCGGACGAGAAGCTCTTCGGCCCGCACGTGCGCGGCGGGGCCGGCCTGCCCAGCTACCCCTGGCAGAACCAGCCCTACCGGATCGCGTCGACGGACGAGGCCGCCACCACCTTCGCGCCCACGGCCCACCCGCTCCTCGGCGTGCAAGACCGCGCCGGCTCGCCCGCCTTCTTCAACCACCTGGACGTCGAGCTCCAGCCCTGGCTGGCGGATCACAAGGTCGACGGCGCGGTCGTGGTGCCCGCGGCGGGTCTCGCCGAGATGGCGCTCGCCGCCGGCCGCGAGATCCTCGGTGCCGACCATCTCGAGCTCAAGGACTTCGACATCGTCCGCGCCCTCGTGCTCGAGGCGGGCGAGCCGCGCGAGGTCCAGGTCCGGATCTCGCAGGAGACGATGGGCGTCGACATCCTGAGCCGCCACCGCCTGGCCGGTGACGACTGGAGCCTGCACGCAAGAGGCGCCCTGACCCGTCCGCCGGTCGAGAGCGTGCCGGCCCCGGCCACCGCGCTGCCTGCGGCCCGGCGGACCCTGTCGGCCGCCGACCTCTACACCCTGACCCGCGGCTTCGGCCTCGACTATGGCCCCGCGTTCCGCCGCGCCGCCGCCGTCGAGGTGGCCGACGGGCGCACAGCCTTCGTCCGCTTCGCCGGCCCGCAGGCGCCGCTCGACGAGACCGGCTACCTGCTGCACCCGACGATCCTCGATTCGGCCTTCCACGGCCTCTTCGCCCTCCTGGCTGAGCGCGGCGACGCCGGCGGCCGGCTGAGCTTCCTGCCGACCCGGCTCGGCTCGCTGCGCGTCTATGCGCCCGGCGCCGCCATCGCCCGTGCCCGCATCGAGCTGACAAAGGGCTCGTCGAAGTCGATCGAGGCGGCCTTCACGCTTCTCACGCCCGACGGCTCCGTCGCCGCGACCCTGACCGGGGCCCGCTTCTCCGCCGTCCAGCTCCAGCGCGAGAGCGCGATGGACGACTTCGTCTACCGCACCCTGCCGGTTCGCCTGCCGCTGGTCGGTGTGCCGAGCGCCGCCGAGGCGGCTTGGCCGGAAGGCCCCGCCGCCGCCGCGCTGCGCCTCGCCATCGCGGCCGACCAGGGCGACGTCGAGCCGACCGAGGGCCGGTTCCTCGTCGACGCCTCCGCGACCTACGTGGCGGCCGCCACCATCGGCACGATCGTCGGCCCCGACCGCGACGCCTTCCGGATCGAGGATCTCGTGGCCTCCGGCCGGCTGCATGCCGACATGGCCCCGCTCTTCGCCCGCATGCTCGCCGCCCTGGCGGAGGACGAGCAAGCGGTGGAGGCGGACGGCGGCTGGCGCCTCGCCGACGACAGCGAGCACCCGACGCTCGAGAGCCTCGTGCGGACCGTCGTGGCCGACCACCCGGCCTGGATCGCCGAGGCGACCCTCCTGTCGCGCCTCGCCGACGCCCTGCCGCGCCGCCTCGCCGAGGGCGGGACCGATCCGCTCGGCTCCGATGCCATGCGCGAGCACCTCGCCACCGGCTCGCCGAGCTTCGCCCCGCTCGCCGCCGCCGCCGTCGCGCTCGTCCGCGATCTCGCCGCCGCCGCACCCAAGGACCGCCCCCTGTCGCTCCTGGTGCTCGGCGCCGAGAATCACGGCTTCGTCCGCCGGCTGCTCGCCGCCGTCGACGCCGAGACCGCGACCGTCACGCTGACCGACCCCGATCCGCATGTGCTCGAGCGTGCCCGCCTGCTCATCGGCGACCACCCGCTCCTGCGCACGGCGGAATGGGCCTCCTTCGACGGCTCCGACGGCCATCGCTACGACGCGGCCGTGTCCGCCGATTCCGCCCACCGCTGGCCCGACGTGGGCGCCACCCTGGCGCTCCTGGCCCGCGGCATGGCCGGCGGCGGTGCCCTGATCCTGTCCGAGCCCGAGCCGACCCTCTTCCTGGAGATGCTCCGCGGCGCCTCCGCCGACTGGTGGCGCGGCACGGTGGAGGCCGGCCGGCCGGTCGGTCGCCTGCCGGACCGCCGGGCCCGCTGGGCCCAGCTCGTCGGCCAGGCCGGCTTCCGCAAGGCCGAGGTCCTGTCCCCCGCCGACGGCTCCGCCTCCGCCTTCCTGGTCGCCGCCGTGGCGCCCGAGCCGGTGCCCGAGCCGGAGGTGGCGCGGGCGCCCGGAAAGGTTCCGCTCGTCCTCGTGGCCAACGGGGAAGGCCGCGGCCGCGCCCTGTCGGATGCCCTGGTCGCCCAGCTCAACGGCGGCCGGCGTCCCGTCCGCATCCTCATCGACGCCCGTCCCGGCGACATGGCCCACGCCACCGCCGCCTACTCGACGACCGTGGTGCCGCTCGACGGCGGGCCGGAGTCCGACGCAGCGCTCCGGGCCGCGCTCCCGGACGGCGAGATCGAGGTCTGCTTCGCCTACGGCGCCTCCGCGGCCGAGGATGACCCCGAAGCCGCACTCCTCGCCCGCACGGCGGCCTTCGCGTCGCTCGCCCGGGCGCTCGGGGAGCGCGAGGTGCGCGTCTGGACGATCGCGCCCGGGGCCGTGCAGTCGATCGTCGGCGTGCCGACGCACCGGCCGGTCCAGGCCGGCCTGTGGGGCTTCGCCCGGGTGGTCGCCAACGAGTACCCCAACCTCGACATCCGCCTGATCGACCCGGCCCCGACGCTCGCCCCGTCCGAGGCCGCCATCCGCATCGCCCACGAGATCGCCCATGCCGGTCCGGAGCGCGAGATCGTGGTCGATACCGACCGCCGCTCCGCGTTGCGCATCCGCCGCGGCAGCCTCCTGCGCGAAACGGCGCTGAAGGGGGCCGCCGGCCCGGTCACGCGCCGCCTCGAGATCGCCGGCCAGGGCTCGCTCGACCGCCTCGTCTGGGACACGGTCCCGCGCCGGGCGCCGGGCGAGGGCGAGGTCGAGATCGAGATCAGGGCCACCGGCCTCAACTTCCGCGACGTGATGTGGGCCATGGGCCTGCTCCCGCCGGAGGCTCTGGAGGACGGCTTCGCCGGCCCGACCCTCGGCATGGAATGCTCCGGCGTCGTCACCGCCGTCGGCCCGGGCGTCGCCGGCCTGTCGGTCGGGGACACCTGCGTCGCCTTCGCGGCCGCGGCCTTCGCGGGCCACGTGACCGTGCCGGCCCACGCCGTCGCGCCGCTCTCCGCCGCCATGAGCCCCGAGGCGGCGGCGACCATCCCGGTCGCGTTCCTCACCTCCTACTACGCGCTGGTGCATCTCGCCCGCATCGAGGAGGGCGAGACCGTCCTCGTCCACGGCGGCGCCGGCGGCGTCGGCCTCGCGGCCCTGCAGATCGCCAAGACCCGCGGCGCCACCGTCATCGCCACTGCGGGCAGCCGCGAGAAGCGGGCACTCCTGGAGATGCTCGGCGCCGACCACGTGCTCGACTCGCGCAGCCTCGCCTTCGCGGACGAGGTGCTGCGGATCACCGGCGGGGAGGGCGTCGACGTCGTCCTGAACTCGCTCGCCGGCGAGGCCATGGAGCGCTCCGTCCAGGTGCTGAAGCCCTTCGGGCGCTTCCTGGAACTCGGCAAGCGCGACTTCTACGCGAACACCAAGTTGGGCCTCCGGCCGTTCCGGCAGAACCTGTCCTACTTCGGCATCGACGCCGACCAGCTCCTCACCAAGCAGCGCAAGCTCGCCGAGCGGCTGTTCCGCGAGCTGATGAGCCTCTTCGACACCGGGGCCCTGACGGCGCTGCCGTTCCGCGCCTTCGCGGCCGACGAGGCGACGGCGGCCTTCCGCCTGATGCAGCAGGCCGGCCATGTCGGCAAGATCGTCATCACGCCGCCGGCCACGGCCGAGGCGGCCGCCGCCCCGGAAGGCTTCCGCGTGACGGGCGACGGTCGCTACCTGATCGTCGGCGGCCTGGGCGGCTTCGGCCTCGCCCTCGCCCGGCGCCTCGCCCAGCGCGGGGCGCGGCACCTGGTCCTGATCGGCCGTCGCGGCCGGCTCGACCCGGACGGCCTCGACCTCGTCCGCGAGATCGAGGCCATGGGCGCCTCCGTCGAGGTGGCCGCCGTCGACGCGGCCGATCCGGCCGCCGTCGAGGCCTTCCTCGGGCGGCTCCAGGCGTCCGGCCCGAAGCTGAAGGGTATCTTCCACACCGCCATGGTGCTGGACGACGCGCTCGTCGCGAACCTCACGCCGGAGCGGATCCGCACGGTCCTGCATCCGAAAGTGGCCTCCGCGGCGCTCCTCGACCGCCTGACCCGCGGCATGGACCTGGACTGCTTCGTGCTCTTCTCCTCGGCCACGACCCTCGTCGGAAATCCGGGGCAGGCGAACTACGTCGCCGCCAACGCCTACCTGGAGGCGCTCGCCCGCAAGCGGCGCTCCGAGGGCCTGGCCGGCCTCGCCGTCGCCTGGGGGGCCATCGCGGATGCCGGATACCTGGCGCGCAACACGCAGGTGAACGACATCCTCGCCCGCAAGCTCGGCAAGAGCGCCCTCAAGGTCGACGAGGCCCTCGATGGCCTCGAGGCCCTGATGGCCCTCGACCCGGCCGACATGGCGCTCGCGGCGATCGGCTACGCCCGTATCGACTGGGCGTCGGCCGGCAAGGAACTGGCGCTCGTGAAGACGCCGCTCTTCGGCGCGCTCGGCTCGGCCGCGACCGCGGAGGCGGCCGAGGCCGGCGACATGGCGGTGCGCGAGGAGATCATGGCGCTCGCCCCTGCCGAGGCCCTGGAGCGGGTCGTCAAGCTGCTCGGCGGCGAGATCGGCCGTATCCTGCGCATGCCGGCGGACGACATCGACCGCCACAAGCCCCTCTCGGAGATCGGTATGGACTCCCTGATGGCGCTCGAGCTGCGCATGGCGGCGGAAAGCCGGCTCGGGGTCGAGATCCCGCTCATGTCGCTGGCCAACGGTGCTACCCTCAACGACATCGCGACCCGCATGGTCGCGCGCATCCAGGGCGGCGACGCCATGTCGGCGACCAGCGACACCGAGACTCTCGCCAACAGCCACACGGACCTGCAGGGGTCCACCGCCGAGGATCTGGCGGCCGTCGTCGAGGCGATCGAACGCCGCGGACAGGAAATCAGGAAGGTACTGTAA
- a CDS encoding aminotransferase class I/II-fold pyridoxal phosphate-dependent enzyme has product MTTSRGIEGLAKTEKSKLLADLKAKAQNRRDREGPEEAPVVELTPAGAGPKAFDFAQLPQHKQLRMMAAAAELSGIANPFFHIHEGRAGATTLCGNRTLLNFASYNYLGLNGHPEVSAAAKAAIDRYGTTVSASRLVAGERPFHGELEQALARLHGTEAAVVFVSGHATNVSTIGHLMGAKDLILCDALSHNSIVEGARMSGAARLMFPHNDLDALEDLLTRNRSRYERCLIAVEGLYSMDGDVPDLRRLVSIKRRHDAWLLVDEAHSAGVLGTHGRGIAEEQGIDPADIEIWMGTLSKSFAAAGGYIAGSRALIEILKAGAPGFVFSVGFSPSLAGAALKTLEILEREPERVARIRSNARLFLDLCHQEGLDTGTATNASVVPVIIGESTSAVMLSNRLYERGVNVLPIIFPAVPEKQARLRFFITAEHTEAQIREAVAIVADEVRQMRTEMPAWRKLAGKQ; this is encoded by the coding sequence ATGACCACCAGCCGCGGTATCGAGGGCCTCGCCAAGACGGAGAAGTCCAAGCTCCTCGCAGACCTGAAGGCCAAGGCTCAAAACCGGCGCGATCGCGAGGGGCCCGAGGAGGCCCCCGTGGTCGAGCTCACGCCGGCCGGCGCGGGCCCCAAGGCCTTCGACTTCGCCCAGCTGCCCCAGCACAAGCAGTTGCGCATGATGGCGGCCGCCGCGGAGTTGTCCGGCATCGCCAACCCCTTCTTCCACATCCACGAGGGCCGGGCGGGCGCCACCACGCTCTGCGGCAACCGCACGCTCCTCAACTTCGCCTCCTACAACTACCTCGGCCTCAACGGCCACCCGGAGGTCTCCGCCGCCGCCAAGGCCGCCATCGACCGCTATGGCACGACCGTCTCGGCGAGCCGGCTCGTCGCCGGCGAACGGCCCTTCCATGGGGAGCTGGAGCAAGCGCTGGCGCGACTGCACGGCACCGAGGCGGCCGTCGTCTTCGTCAGCGGCCACGCCACCAACGTCTCCACCATCGGCCACCTAATGGGCGCCAAGGACCTGATCCTGTGCGACGCCCTCAGCCACAACTCAATCGTCGAGGGCGCCCGCATGTCCGGCGCCGCCCGGCTCATGTTCCCGCACAACGACCTCGACGCGCTCGAGGACCTGCTGACCCGCAACCGCTCGCGCTACGAGCGCTGCCTGATCGCGGTCGAAGGCCTCTACAGCATGGACGGCGACGTGCCGGACCTGAGGCGGCTCGTCTCCATCAAGCGCCGGCACGACGCCTGGCTCCTGGTCGACGAGGCCCATTCGGCCGGCGTCCTCGGCACCCACGGCCGCGGCATCGCGGAGGAGCAGGGGATCGACCCGGCCGATATCGAGATCTGGATGGGCACCCTGTCCAAGTCCTTCGCGGCCGCCGGCGGCTACATCGCCGGGTCGCGCGCCCTGATCGAGATCCTGAAGGCCGGCGCCCCCGGCTTCGTCTTCTCGGTCGGCTTCTCGCCCTCGCTCGCCGGCGCCGCCCTGAAGACGCTCGAGATCCTGGAGCGCGAGCCGGAGCGCGTCGCCCGCATCCGCTCGAACGCCCGGCTCTTCCTGGACCTCTGCCACCAGGAGGGCCTCGATACCGGCACGGCCACGAACGCCTCCGTGGTCCCCGTCATCATCGGCGAGTCCACCTCCGCCGTGATGCTCTCGAACCGCCTCTACGAGCGCGGCGTCAACGTCCTGCCGATCATCTTCCCGGCCGTGCCCGAGAAGCAGGCGCGCCTGCGCTTCTTCATCACCGCCGAGCACACCGAGGCGCAGATCCGCGAGGCGGTCGCCATCGTGGCCGACGAGGTCCGCCAGATGCGGACCGAGATGCCGGCCTGGCGGAAGCTCGCCGGCAAGCAGTAG